From one Verrucomicrobiota bacterium genomic stretch:
- a CDS encoding cytochrome C, with protein sequence MAIFEFYCPDNHKIYQFYARNASQAELIPKCPDNPEYRMVKKVTGFAIGGVDKKSGSEGGRDGADMDDPKMMAAMAQLEKAMSGMDEDNPDPRQMGKLMRQMAEMTGEPLTGEMEEMVRKLEEGADPEGIEEQFGDLMGGDEGGEGMGSAEETEESGGTFRGPPLKDDTLYDFD encoded by the coding sequence ATGGCTATTTTCGAGTTTTATTGTCCCGATAATCACAAAATATACCAATTCTACGCACGCAATGCGTCGCAAGCAGAGCTAATCCCGAAATGCCCTGATAATCCTGAATATCGGATGGTCAAAAAAGTGACCGGATTTGCTATCGGAGGGGTCGATAAAAAATCCGGCTCCGAGGGAGGGAGAGATGGCGCAGATATGGACGACCCTAAAATGATGGCGGCTATGGCCCAATTGGAAAAGGCCATGTCAGGAATGGACGAGGACAATCCTGATCCTCGCCAAATGGGGAAGCTGATGAGGCAGATGGCTGAAATGACCGGAGAACCATTGACTGGTGAAATGGAAGAAATGGTTCGGAAGTTAGAGGAGGGAGCGGATCCCGAAGGAATTGAAGAGCAGTTTGGCGATTTGATGGGAGGGGATGAAGGCGGAGAGGGGATGGGATCTGCTGAAGAAACTGAGGAATCAGGTGGAACCTTTCGAGGACCTCCACTCAAGGATGATACCCTCTACGACTTCGATTAA